A stretch of DNA from Rheinheimera sp. MMS21-TC3:
ACACTACAGCCCCTACCGTTGCCGTAACTAAAGCTCCAATTAAACCGTAAGACGCTAAGCCCAGCATACCAAAAATAAACCCACCCAAAAAAGCGCCAACAATGCCGACAACCATATTACCTAACAGGCCAAAACCTCGCCCTTTCATTATCAAACCTGCCAACCAACCCGCTACAGCACCTATAATCAAAAACCATAGAAAATTCATATACTAACCTCTTCAATTATGTATTCAGCTTTTTCTTGCTCGCAGCATAAGCAAAGCATATATTCAGACAAAAACAAGTATTTGTACTGCATATTTTTTGCTAAAGACTGTTGTAACACCTCTAACAAGGGTGTCGACGTTAATTTGCTATATGCTTCTGCAGTTGTCCAGCTTTGATAAAAGCCGGTTAAGTTTTCAACGTTAGTCAAGGCTAAATATTCAGCCTTAAAGGATTCAAACTTCCTTGGCTTAACTTGCTCTATATCTAAGCCTAAACGATGAGCTTTACTTACTGCCACTGCAATAGCTTGGCCGGAATGACTAATAGACAACTGCCAACTTTGCTGGTTAACCTTTAAAGCTGGTGCTTTATCTGCAGGTAATTCAATGGCAACCTCAGTAGAATTGCAATTATGGTAGCGCTGCAACAATTGCCGCGTTAGCGCACGACCATTACTAAATTGTAGTGCTCGCTTTTGGCTTAACTTTTGCGCATACTGCCACTCAACATTGGTTAAATATTGACGACACTGCTGTAAAGGTAACAGTTGCAACCGGTAACTTAGCCAAATCATATTCTTATCCTAGACAAGATTCTCCCTCTCCTTGGTCGCAGCATACCTGCAAACTAGACTAGCTGTCATATCTTTGTTACTCAGAACTACCGTGACAATACTGGATGTCTGGGGTAAACTTCCAGCTTTTATTTTCTAGGCAAATTAATCTTTTGAATCGTGTCGATTTAGAACAACTATTACCCCATAGAGGTGCTGCTCTTTGGCTAGACTCTGTTAGTCATATAGAGTCGACACAGATTATTGGCCAAACAACGGCTAATTGCTTAGCAATGTATGGCCAATATAGCCCAAGCTATCTGCTATATGAAGCTGCAGCCCAACTTTGTGCTGTGCACGGCGCTAGTCAATCTAGCCAAGCAAAACAAGCTTATGTTGTTAAAATACAAAAACTTAAAGTATATCAAGCTACAACTTCTGCTACTCCTGCTACCTTGCACTGTCAGCTACTTAATCAAAATGGTTTTGGTGCTCAATATCAATTTGAAGTAACCCAAGATCAGTGTTTAATTACTGGTAAACTCTTAATGGTTATTGAGCATGCTTAAGTTATCAGCAGTGTGTTACCGCTATCCAGGCGCCGATATTAATGCCTTAGATGATTTAACTTTATCACTGCAAGCTGGAGATATTATTGGCTTACTTGGCGCTAATGGAGCCGGTAAAACCACCTTATTTTCATTACTTAGCGGTTTAGCTCAGCCTGTAAGTGGCAAATTAATCTGGCAGCAAAAAACGATGCAGGTTGGATTAATACCACAGCATTTAGCCTTTTATAGCCAACTAAGTATTCTAGAGAATCTCAATTTTTTTGCTGATATTTATCAGCTCAAAGGGCCACAACGCCAGCAGCAACTGCAAGCAGTAATTGATGCCTGCAACTTAGGTTCTAGACTAAAGCAAAAAGCAGCAACTTTATCTGGCGGCTGGCAGCGGCGCTTAAATTTTGCAATTGGCATATTACAACCAGCTGATATTTATCTATTTGATGAAGCTACAGTTGGGGTAGATGCCCAATCGCGCCAGCAGTTACTAGCTGCCATTAAGCAACTGGCAGATGCCGGTAAAACCTTGTTATATACTAGCCATTACCTACAAGAAATTGAGCAAATAGCTAACCGCATCTTGGTATTGCAACAAGGTAAGTTATTACTTGATGTGCCGCTTAGTCAATTTGGCACCGACAGCTGGCAACTCTTAGTGCATTGGCCGCAGCAAGTTCCTGCTGGCTGGTTAGCTTTACTAGCAAACTTAGGCTTAACCGAACAACCTTTAGCTTTAGGTAGTTTAATAAATTTGTCTAATACCGACCAATGGCACAGCTTAAACCAGTTTATAACTGCGCAAACTGTGCAACCAACATTACTTCGCTATGGTAAGCCGTCACTAGAACAACTGTACTTACATGTTACAGGAGGCCAGCTATGAGAATATGGGCCTTACTAAGCAAGGAGTGGCGTTTACTCTATAGAGATATCCATGCCTTAGCAGTATTGTTCTTAATGCCATTAATCTTTGTCTTACTGATGGCTTTTGCCTTGTCTGATCTTAATGCAGGCACAACTGCACCTGCAAATTTGCACCTAATTCAGCACGCTAAAGACACTAACAGTCGTTTTTTTGCTGCCGCTTTAGCCGAACAGGTTAAGCTATTACCAAGCAGCGACGAAAATACCATAACAGTAATAACCGGTGCGAATTTTAGCGAGCTATTAGAGCAAGAAACAACAGCCTCCTTACCTCAGTTACAACTTATTTTCCCTGCAAGTACCGCACCTGTGATGCGACAGCAGATAAGAGCAGCTGTGACTTTAAGTTTAGCCCAAACTCGGTTACAGGCTTTTTTAACCGCCAATGAAATGCTGTCAGACGATCAGAGTCTAGAGCAACAACTGGCAATTATACGCCAGCAAACCGATAGCACCCTGGATGAGCAGGACCGCGGCCGTGGCGGTAAAGTGTTTGATCAGGCTAGCGCTAGCCAGCATAGCGTGCCTGCTTGGTTAATTTTTGGTATGTTTTTTGTTATGTTGCCTATGGCTAACACTCTACTTGCAGAGCAGCAAAGTGGTACCTTATTGCGTTTAAAATCTGCTGGTTTGCCACCGCTAACACTCGCTATAGGCAAGTGTTTACCTTACTTTGTTATTAATTTATTACAATTTGCTATATTGCTGGCGGTAAGTCGCTTATTGTTACCACTATTAGGTTTAGAGTCTTTACAGCTTAATGGCAGTATACTTGCCTACATAGTTTTAGCCTGTAGCATAGCGCTATGCAGTAGCTGTTTTGGCTTTTTAATCGCCAGCCTAGTGCGCAGTAATGAGCAAGCTTTAATGTTAAGTGGCGGCTGTAATATTATCTTAGCCGCTATTGGCGGTATTATGGTACCAAAATCAGTGATGCCAGAAGCCATGCAGCAACTGGCCGCGGTATCACCCATGAGCTGGGCCTTAGATGGTTGCCTTATTTTACTGACAGGTCATGGTGGTGTAATAGATATTGCCCCTTCAGCTTTAAAACTAACACTATTTGCGCTGGGTAGTTTTACTTTAGCGTTCTTTATTTATCAATATAAACTGAGTCGAATAAAATGGACCGCAATTTATTAACTGAAAAATTAAAACAATTGCTTGTAA
This window harbors:
- a CDS encoding GlsB/YeaQ/YmgE family stress response membrane protein yields the protein MNFLWFLIIGAVAGWLAGLIMKGRGFGLLGNMVVGIVGAFLGGFIFGMLGLASYGLIGALVTATVGAVVLLFLISLVKKSG
- a CDS encoding ABC transporter ATP-binding protein: MLKLSAVCYRYPGADINALDDLTLSLQAGDIIGLLGANGAGKTTLFSLLSGLAQPVSGKLIWQQKTMQVGLIPQHLAFYSQLSILENLNFFADIYQLKGPQRQQQLQAVIDACNLGSRLKQKAATLSGGWQRRLNFAIGILQPADIYLFDEATVGVDAQSRQQLLAAIKQLADAGKTLLYTSHYLQEIEQIANRILVLQQGKLLLDVPLSQFGTDSWQLLVHWPQQVPAGWLALLANLGLTEQPLALGSLINLSNTDQWHSLNQFITAQTVQPTLLRYGKPSLEQLYLHVTGGQL
- a CDS encoding ABC transporter permease, which translates into the protein MRIWALLSKEWRLLYRDIHALAVLFLMPLIFVLLMAFALSDLNAGTTAPANLHLIQHAKDTNSRFFAAALAEQVKLLPSSDENTITVITGANFSELLEQETTASLPQLQLIFPASTAPVMRQQIRAAVTLSLAQTRLQAFLTANEMLSDDQSLEQQLAIIRQQTDSTLDEQDRGRGGKVFDQASASQHSVPAWLIFGMFFVMLPMANTLLAEQQSGTLLRLKSAGLPPLTLAIGKCLPYFVINLLQFAILLAVSRLLLPLLGLESLQLNGSILAYIVLACSIALCSSCFGFLIASLVRSNEQALMLSGGCNIILAAIGGIMVPKSVMPEAMQQLAAVSPMSWALDGCLILLTGHGGVIDIAPSALKLTLFALGSFTLAFFIYQYKLSRIKWTAIY